The DNA region GATGACGTTCACTATGATGGTCGGATCTTCTTCGGTGTTTTCCCTGGGCGGTTTTTGAGTTCTTGGGTTGCGTCCTTCTCTTTCTGGTGATTTGTCTCTGTCGGCGCGCCTTGGTTCTCTGATAATTTTGACGAACTCTGGGAGTTTGCCGTCCCGTATGGCCTGCTCAAGGGCGTCTTTAAGATCGTAACAATCATGTGTTTTGTGGCCGTATCCGCGGTGATAGTCGCAGTAGAGGGCTTTGTTTCCTCCTGTCCTTTCCTTGAGTGGTCGGGCCCTGGGGATGATGCCtcgatctgctatttggtggtatacCTCCGTAATTGGTGCTGTTAGGGGGGTGTAATTGGAGAATTTTCCTATTCATGGAGGTCGGTGGGTCGGTTTAATGTGGTCTCGTTGGTTTTCTTTGGGTGGTACATTATGACGAGGAGTCGGGTTGCCGTGTTGGTTGGCGACGTGTTGCCGCTTGCTGGCAgcgacgacctggctgacttcctcgtcgttGATGTAATCTTTGGCGACGTTCTGGATTTCGTGCATGGTCCATACCGGTTTGGTGGTGAGATGTTTGCGGAAGTCTTCGTTCATGAGCCCGTTAGTTAGGCAGAGGCTGGCAACGGAgtccgtgagtccgtcgaccgtcAGGCACTCGTCGTTGAAGCGGTCAAGGTATTTTCTTGTGGATTCTTCTTGCTTTTGTGTGACCCCTAATAGGCTGATGGGGTGTTTAGCTTTGGTGATTCGGGttgtgaactgggccatgaatTTTCTTGTGATGTCGTGGAAGCTAGTTATGGATCCGttcgggagggcgttgaaccatttgatcgctGGTCCGGCAAGGGTTACTGGGAAGGCTCTGCATCGGACTGCGTCGGATGCCCCTTCTAAGTTCATTCTGGCTTCGAAGGCTGTTAGGTGCTCTTGAGGGTCTTTAGTTCCGTCGTACTTCATGTCGGTTGGTTTGTCAAAACCTCTGGGGAGTTTTGCTCTTAAGATTCCTTCTGTAAAGGGTGTAGCTCCCATTATGGTGTGGTCGCTTCTCGTACGTTTGGTGCTTCGGTATCTCCGGTCTTCGTCTGAATCGTGTTGACGATTTAGATCCCGAGAAGCACTGCGATGGTGTTTTTTGTCGTATCGTCGCTCAGGGGATTTCTCGTGTCGGCGGTTGCGTGAGGTGCTGCGATCATCTCTCCTTTTGTGTTGCCGGGTTGACGATCTGCCGCGGTGGGATCTTGACCTGGAAGTTGCATGGCTTCCGTGCTCGTTATTTCGTTTTTCTCTGTCGTTTAACTTGCCTTCAAGTTCTTGGACCCGGAGACAGAGCTCCTGGATGATTTGCGCCGCTTTGTCTCTGGCTTTCTCAGGATGTTGTGGGTCCGTCGTGACGTGTTCGTTTGCGTGGTGGATGGTGCTTGCTATTTTTGCTTGGTTTGTGGTTTCATGGTGTTCTGAGATCGGACGACGCGGTTGGGAGTCGTCCTGGCTTGATGGGTTATCCTCTAGGATGCCCTCCATCCGGTCTGATTGCCGcaggtccccacagacggcgccaatgtacagaATGCTTCTGATACGATATAGTAGGAGGATCGGGAACCCGCGGGACGAGTCAGATGTTGGATTGTCCAGATGGAGAGGAGGGGAGGtatctgcaaagacactccgacgctcaagtcaggatggatctaagaggtataaggtgcGAGGAATGAATGATTACCTGGAGGGATCTGGGTCCtcttatttataggtgatggtgaatatcttatctttatcttatctggCTAAGATAAGAAGGGGCGTTTAAATTcaaaagttggttaggagctctagaGAGCCGGTGTGGGGCTTTCTAGAGAGATGAAAATGGGTTGACCCGGTAAGCCGGGTTCGGGTTCGGACATGGGTCCGggatccgtgggccggatccgtaacataTAGTTTCAAAGACTttgatgaattaaaaaaaattctaatttaaattaatgacgatcaaacattattaacagcaaaattattaatctattttaatcaatatatgttaattaaaataatttttgttgtgCAGTTTTTTTTATGGgccgaacagaaaagaaaaaataaagcaaGTCCATTGGAATAATTTTCTTTCAGCATTAATGTTAAATTATTGAGATCATGGTGGCTAAAACAATGTTTTTGTTAATTGGGCCAGCAATTGTGATACAAGCTCTATTGAAAGTCTTGGTATGAGACCAAATATGATTGGtccgaaaatgaaaagaaaagatagCAAAGATTGCAATGCTTGCAACGGATACCTACTTTCATCACATgctggatttcaaaattcatttaaCTTGTATTAATTGTCTTGGAAACATGAGAAAGATTGTCATTAATATGATTGATGGCATTAAGGCTACACGCTActcaaagaagaaaaagcaacttcttttcaattaatttgattaattcatttaattgcttttcttccaattgtttcttctctctcattctttctttcttctctttcggtCATTACACAACAAACCATCGAAGCTAAACCTAGCCACCGAAGAGAGGAAGATGCACGCTACAAGACCATcaaaatgatggcaagaaaaagcagacaaaaagtatgctgtggctaagattctcattcacttttggtaagattttgtgatgagatcttggcttTCTCTATACCAAAAATGGCTGAAGAAGAtttcggccagcaaggagaagatctttggagggatggcttgtctctgatcttgctcaaccaccacaggaggtagctacagtggctacgtgatggaa from Arachis hypogaea cultivar Tifrunner chromosome 10, arahy.Tifrunner.gnm2.J5K5, whole genome shotgun sequence includes:
- the LOC140175544 gene encoding uncharacterized protein; this encodes MEGILEDNPSSQDDSQPRRPISEHHETTNQAKIASTIHHANEHVTTDPQHPEKARDKAAQIIQELCLRVQELEGKLNDREKRNNEHGSHATSRSRSHRGRSSTRQHKRRDDRSTSRNRRHEKSPERRYDKKHHRSASRDLNRQHDSDEDRRYRSTKRTRSDHTIMGATPFTEGILRAKLPRGFDKPTDMKYDGTKDPQEHLTAFEARMNLEGASDAVRCRAFPVTLAGPAIKWFNALPNGSITSFHDITRKFMAQFTTRITKAKHPISLLGVTQKQEESTRKYLDRFNDECLTVDGLTDSVASLCLTNGLMNEDFRKHLTTKPVWTMHEIQNVAKDYINDEEVSQVVAASKRQHVANQHGNPTPRHNVYHQIADRGIIPRARPLKERTGGNKALYCDYHRGYGHKTHDCYDLKDALEQAIRDGKLPEFVKIIREPRRADRDKSPEREGRNPRTQKPPRENTEEDPTIIVNVITGKDVPNKSKLTMKKDLKVMAVKNHDPVTITDSTITFLPEDCQHGTSAEDAPFVISARIRTGLVRRILVDTGADSNILFRGAFDKLGLRNDNLQTHRHGVTGLGDNFLKPDGSVTLPITIGTSNQRKTILSEFVVLKDSTAYNVIFGRKTINDFSAVIFTKYLLMKFRADDGTIGTIHGDREVAAECDNNSLALRKKSRDAAGIFLADLDARLDGQPRPEPEGDMEKLQIGPTKEEYTFINRNLPYDLKEELSQLLKQNKDLFAFTPADMPGISPDLMSHHLAVDPLAKPIAQRRRKMSPDRAAEVQRQVKALLEANFIRELPYTTWLANVVLIPMHRPDEEKTAFITPDGTYCYKVMPFGLKNAGATYQRLVNKIFRGLNGNKIEVYIDDMLAKTESGEQLIDDLRVIMNTLREHQMRLNPTKCAFGMEAGKFLGFMITQRGVEANPEKCRAVLEMTSPKNLKEI